In Amphiura filiformis unplaced genomic scaffold, Afil_fr2py scaffold_22, whole genome shotgun sequence, one genomic interval encodes:
- the LOC140143511 gene encoding uncharacterized protein, with amino-acid sequence MPNSKKIQLPISKKSKHVHVNDGRSPEPTPDGCEIQPSKTVSESSYGSMSQVNETIRETIQDTNQSFCNSTPLTPTGKKKQMIKMLTLTLMPIVVLTALAISDLIATLKKSIDATEIRRNVQFSRQVGNLVHSLQMERDMTALYISSLLHERGNTGPERKIFLINTYPLTDEVLESLDDWPVKGTMAYLEFQNKEAFMSYLFEYRLTLDIHNTTIYEVIYFYTDAIQLFIDWLYESVGKSGGQGIWETLVAYQLLIVGMEQTGIERTLGAVFYTQGGFHKARDYRWYMEKMQVGQSNIWAAQKYSIIVEQMLQARTLNQSDDYLSIIAGMRSEISYNNVSRPQSWDDGTLWFNNMTIYIDTLRDIQRKMAVDILYKLNQAVTTDNADLAVSIGIMVIVVFMCVIIIKAVESLTANMQDYALTLADQTKALNRERKRTDTLLYQMLPKSVAENLKANKNVLAEQYEEATILFSDIVGFTRICSESTPLQVVEMLNNVYTNFDGRIDTYNVYKVETIGDAYMVVSGLPQRNGNKHASETALMAMDLLNCIEGLVIPHKPGTKMTLRIGMHTGPVVAGIVGSKMPRYCLFGKTVNIASKMESNGLPNRIQVSEDCQRVLRNIGGFTLVRRGELLLKGKGTITTYWLTGRSANSVAPISANISQTGEDVLTLHVPDIAMQAPIVDEF; translated from the exons atgccgAACTCCAAGAAGATCCAGTTGCCGATCTCCAAGAAATCCAAGCATGTCCATGTCAATGATGGTCGCAGTCCGGAACCGACACCAGACGGTTGCGAGATACAACCAAGCAAAACGGTCAGTGAGTCAAGTTATGGATCAATGAGCCAG GTGAATGAAACCATCCGCGAGACCATCCAAGACACCAACCAAAGCTTTTGTAATTCCACACCCCTCACTCCGACTGGTAAGAAGAAGCAGATGATTAAGATGTTAACCCTGACACTGATGCCTATTGTTGTACTGACAGCACTGGCTATATCTGATCTTATAGCTACCCTGaagaaaagtattgatgctacaGAAATAAGACGAAATGTCCAGTTTAGTCGGCAG GTGGGCAACTTAGTTCACAGTCTGCAGATGGAGCGTGACATGACGGCGCTGTACATCAGCTCTCTCTTACACGAGAGGGGTAACACGGGACCAGAGCGTAAAATATTTCTGATCAATACATACCCCCTCACCGACGAAGTGTTGGAAAGTTTAGACGATTGGCCAGTAAAAGGAACGATGGCGTACTTGGAATTCCAGAACAAAGAGGCATTTATGTCATACCTATTCGAGTATCGATTGACATTGGATATTCACAACACGACAATCTATGAG GTCATCTACTTTTACACGGACGCTATTCAGCTGTTCATCGATTGGTTGTATGAGAGTGTGGGAAAATCAGGTGGACAGGGTATTTGGGAGACTCTAGTAGCCTATCAACTCCTCATTGTCGGTATGGAACAAACTGGCATAGAACGCACGCTGGGGGCAGTGTTTTATACCCAAGGTGGATTCCACAAAGCACGTGATTATCGATGGTACATGGAGAAAATGCAAGTTGGGCAAAGTAATATATGGGCGGCACAGAAGTATTCCATTATTGTGGAACAGATGTTACAGGCTCGGACATTAAATCAATCGGATGATTACTTG AGTATTATCGCAGGAATGCGTTCAGAGATATCTTACAACAATGTCTCACGTCCTCAATCCTGGGATGATGGTACCTTGTGGTTTAACAACATGACCATATATATCGATACCCTACGAGATATACAACGGAAGATGGCCGTGGATATCCTGTACAAACTTAACCAAGCGGTGACTACTGATAATGCCGATTTAGCCGTTAGTATTGGTATCATGGTAATCGTAGTGTTTATGTGCGTCATTATTATCAAAGCTGTTGAATCTTTGACGGCGAATATGCAG GATTACGCTTTGACATTAGCAGACCAGACCAAAGCCTTAAACAGAGAACGAAAGCGAACCGACACCCTTCTGTATCAGATGTTGCCGAAATCGGTCGCCGAAAATCTCAAGGCTAACAAAAACGTCCTAGCCGAGCAGTATGAAGAGGCTACCATTCTTTTTTCGGATATTGTCGGGTTTACTCGGATCTGCTCGGAAAGTACACCGCTACAGGTGGTAGAGATGTTGAACAATGTGTATACCAACTTTGACGGAAGAATCGATACGTATAATGTGTACAAGGTAGAGACGATTGGCGATGCTTATATGGTGGTTTCAG GTTTACCGCAACGCAATGGAAACAAGCACGCCAGTGAGACAGCTTTGATGGCCATGGATTTGCTCAATTGCATCGAAGGCCTTGTCATACCCCACAAACCTGGCACTAAGATGACTCTACGTATTGGAATGCACACAG GACCTGTAGTGGCCGGTATTGTAGGATCAAAGATGCCTCGATATTGTCTCTTTGGGAAAACGGTTAATATTGCGTCCAAAATGGAGTCCAATGGATTAC CTAACCGCATTCAGGTAAGCGAGGACTGTCAGCGAGTGCTGAGAAATATTGGAGGATTTACCCTGGTGCGACGAGGAGAGCTACTTCTTAAG